The Xiphophorus couchianus chromosome 14, X_couchianus-1.0, whole genome shotgun sequence genome includes a region encoding these proteins:
- the znf16l gene encoding zinc finger protein 16-like, whose product MSRRRNPSFLETKRTPEFYGAFMDLAGAADRADDDCLELEREEDLLCSVSDITEHLKRNIAVVLETAQVEIRRVVSIRIQVLKMELREKNKEIEKLKAKLEVVQRDGRDGFTTLEPTTESGFMKFPFNLGSKHGGIDPRRAKSVIPEVKRENIDAICDYLMKDKNTKGCGEMDSELVSQARGEKEVDEEPEIQPLSLWSDSRVEASGPVHGDPDSTSDYIFSMPPIGSKRMYDYEWIAPAAYSAELKDMKQPECENPRAAALEEDDHHADESSRGDGGGGQKQTQVCFSHVQLSDCSTKPHGSPGTEGAPLEDSADRPETGQQFTSHTYICSLCGTFCPDSAFLEDHIKLIHPDTDDASAARAQKFISSAGPAGEDGSSDSVSVGKGTSEGSPGVSSGVSAGGGPVKKEIKTEGGYECGDCGRHFNYLGNLRQHQRIHTGEKPFMCPECGERFRHAARLKSHRLVHSGAQSPFPCPQCGKGFSVLSGLKRHQRVHTGESPYACPECGRCFKELGNLYTHQRIHSGATPYCCQQCGRCFRHLGTYKSHRCSPAP is encoded by the exons ATGAGTCGCAGAAGAAACCCCAGTTTCCTGGAAACAAAGCGGACTCCTGAATTCTACGGCGCATTCATGGACCTCGCCGGGGCAGCAGACAGAGCGGACGATGATTGTCTCGAGCTGGAACGCGAAGAGGATCTCTTGTGCTCGGTCAGCGACATCACGGAGCACCTGAAGCGAAACATCGCCGTGGTTCTGGAGACAGCTCAGGTGGAGATCCGACGAGTGGTCAGTATCCGGATACAAGTCCTAAAAATGGAGCTGCGCGAGAAAAATAAGGAGATTGAAAAGTTAAAAGCTAAGCTCGAGGTGGTTCAGAGGGATGGGAGAGACGGCTTTACGACCCTGGAGCCGACCACCGAGTCCGGCTTCATGAAATTCCCTTTCAACCTGGGGTCCAAGCACGGTGGCATCGACCCCAGGAGAGCCAAATCTGTTATCCCCGAGGTGAAAAGGGAAAATATAGATGCTATTTGTGACTATCtgatgaaagacaaaaacacgAAGGGTTGTGGCGAAATGGACTCGGAGCTGGTCAGCCAAGCCAGAGGGGAAAAAGAGGTTGATGAAGAACCGGAAATCCAGCCTCTGAGCCTGTGGTCAGACAGCAGGGTGGAAGCTTCGGGGCCGGTGCACGGAGACCCAGACTCCACCTCAGATtacatcttcagcatgcctccCATCGGCAGCAAACGGATGTATGACTATGAATGGATAGCACCAGCGGCATATTCTGCAGAGCTGAAAG ACATGAAGCAGCCTGAATGTGAAAACCCCAGGGCCGCTGCGCTTGAGGAGGATGACCACCACGCTGACGAGTCGTCCAGGGGGGACGGAGGTGGCGGACAGAAGCAAACCCAGGTCTGTTTCTCACACGTCCAGCTCTCGGACTGCTCCACCAAACCCCACGGCTCTCCGGGGACGGAAGGGGCTCCGCTGGAAGACAGCGCAGACCGGCCAGAGACAG gCCAACAGTTTACCAGCCACACCTACATCTGTTCACTTTGCGGAACCTTTTGCCCCGACTCTGCGTTTCTGGAGGATCACATCAAACTCATACACCCAGATACTGATGACGCATCGGCCGCCAGGGCCCAAAAGTTCATCTCCTCAGCCGGACCCGCTGGGGAAGATGGCAGCAGTGATTCTGTCAGCGTTGGGAAGGGGACCAGTGAGGGCAGTCCAGGAGTGAGCTCCGGTGTTAGCGCTGGAGGAGGACCTGTGAAAAAGGAGATCAAAACTGAAGGGGGTTATGAATGTGGGGACTGCGGCCGTCACTTTAACTACCTTGGCAACCTGAGGCAACACCAGCGTATCCACACTGGAGAAAAACCTTTCATGTGTCCAGAATGTGGCGAGAGGTTTCGCCACGCCGCCCGATTAAAAAGTCACAGGTTGGTGCACAGCGGCGCCCAGAGTCCTTTCCCGTGTCCGCAGTGTGGGAAAGGTTTCTCTGTGCTTTCTGGTCTCAAACGACACCAAAGGGTGCACACTGGTGAGAGTCCGTATGCCTGCCCCGAGTGTGGTCGATGCTTCAAAGAGCTAGGAAATTTGTACACCCACCAGAGGATCCACAGCGGGGCTACTCCTTACTGTTGTCAGCAATGTGGACGCTGCTTCCGCCATCTAGGAACATACAAGAGTCACCGGTGCTCTCCAGCACCATAA